The Fontisubflavum oceani genomic interval AAGTTGATCCCCGGCCCCAGCACCGATTTGAGACGGCCAAACCGCTCCACCACATGCTGTTCGGATTGCGGCACAATCCGAATGCCCAGGAAAATGCAGAGAATAATGAAGCCGGCCAGCAGCAGGATCACGATATTCCCGCCCAAAAGATCGGCGAGCAGCTGATTAAAATCCATTGTGTTATCCTCAGGTTTCATAGCGCTATATAGGCGCGCTCAGATCGATTTGCCTAGAACGAACTGCTGCCAATTTGGGATCGTATATCATGCCCGCGCTGTGCCGCGATTGCTTGACCACCTTTGAGACTGGTGCCCGCTGCCCCGCCTGCGCCCGGCCACGAATCGTGTCGCATCCCGAACTGTTTGATCTCTCCATCGCCCATATGGATTGCGATGCGTTCTACGCCTCGGTCGAAAAACGCGACAATCCAGAGCTGCGCGACAAGCCGGTGATCATCGGCGGCGGCAAGCGCGGCGTGGTCTCGACGGCCTGTTATATTGCGCGGATCAAAGGCGTGAAATCCGCCATGCCGATGTTCAAGGCGCTGAAACTGTGCCCCGAGGCGGTGGTGGTGCCCGGGCGGATGGAGATCTATGCCCAGGTCTCCCGCCAAATCCGCGCGATGATGGAAGACCTCACACCCGCGATCGAGCCGCTCTCGCTTGATGAGGCGTTCATGGACCTGACAGGCACCGCCCGACTTCATGGCAAACCGCCCGCCGCGATGCTTGCCGGCTTGGTGCGCCGAATGCGCAAAGAGCTTGGGATCACCGGCTCGATCGGCCTCAGCCACAACAAATTTCTCGCCAAGATCGCCTCTGACCTCGACAAGCCGCGCGGCTTTTCGGTGATCGGGGCCGCGGAAACGCAGGACTTCCTGGCGGAGAAACCCGTCCGGATGATCTGGGGCATCGGCGAGGCGGGTCAGGCCTCGCTCGACAAGGCCGGCATCCGCACCTTCTCGGATCTTAGGCGTTGGGACCGCAAAGCCCTGTCGGAGCGCTTTGGGACTATGGGGGATCGGCTCTATTTCCTGTCGCGTGGGGAGGATTATCGCCGTGTCAAACGCGACCGCGCCGTCAAAAGCATCTCAAACGAAACCACATTTTTTGACGATGTTGCCGATCCGGATATCCTCGACGGCCATATCTGGCGGATGACTGAGAAAGTCGCCGCCCGGGCCAAGGCGAAAGACATCGCCGGGCGTGTTGTGACGCTCAAACTGAAACGGGCAGATTTCAGCCAGATCACCCGCCGCATCTCGCTTGGCGACGCCACCCATATGGCCGATCGAATCTATCGCACCGCGCGAGAGCTTTTCGACGCGGTGGAGCACACGAAACCTTACCGGCTTTTGGGCGTCGGCCTCTCCGATCTGGTCCCGGCCGATGAAGCCGACCGTTCGGGCAACCTGCTCGATCCGGACCAAAGCAAACGGTATGAGGCCGAACGCGCCGCCGATGCGATCCGAGATCGGTTCGGCAAAGATGCCATCGTGAAAGGCCGCGCCCTCCGCTGATGGATCGAAATTCCCGATCTACGATAACACGCTCGCCTTCCTCAAAGGTGAACGCCCCCCGGCTTCTCTGCTTCATAAATATCCCCGCCGGAGGCATCCATCATCGGCCACGAGGCGCAACCGCGGTTCAACTCACTCCGCCGCCAGCGGCACCTGCCCGGCTTGCGGCCCGATCACCCGGCGCAGAACCTCCGCGATCAGCGCCTTCACGTTTTCGAAATTGCCATTCGGGCGGATCAATTGCTCGTTCATATAAAGCGACCGGTCGATCTCGATCTGCACCGCGTGCCGTCCGCGCGCGGGGCGGCCATAATGCTGCGTGACGAACGCCCCGGCGAAGGGCGCATTCCGGCTCACAATCAAACCGGCCTCCTCAAAAGCCGCCTCGATCTCTTCGACCACAAACGGATCACAGGACGCCCCAAAGCGATCACCCAAAACCACTTCGGGCCGTCGCTGCCCCGGTCGCGACATGCTGTCGAGCGCCTCATGTGGCATGGAGTGGAAATCCAGCAGCACGGCGCGCCCAAACCGGTCATGAGCCTGGCGCATCAGCCCGTCCAGCGCCGCATGATAAGGGTGCCAGACCTGGCTAAGCCGTGCTTCCGCCTCTTCCAGGGTCAGTTTCCCGCGATAGATCACCCGCCCATTGGCCACCACGCGCGGGATCACGCCAAGGCCCGAACTGATCCTTGGGTTCTGCGACGGGCGGCGTAGACCGGCCACAACACTGGGGTCCAACTCATCAGAACTGCGGTTCAGATCCACATAGGCGCGGGGGTACTCCGCCACCAAAAGCGGCGCGCCGAGCCTGGGCGCATCAGCCACCAGCATGTCCATAAACGCATCTTCGGAGGAACGGATCGCGCGTTCATCCAGCACCGTCCGACGGGTAAAACTCCAAGGATAATGCCGCCCCGAATGCGGCGACGCAGCAACCACCGGCGTGGTCACGGTCTCTGGCAGATCGAGGCGATAGGCTTGGCGCGGCATCTAAACCCTTTCCTTGCCCTGAATATAGTCGGATTCTTCTCGGGGCCAAAAGCCCCTGAAAGCCCTTGAACCACCCACCGACTCCTTTTATAGAGCGGCCTCACTGTGCGGCGGGTGCCGGACCGGGCCGTCTCTTGGCTTGTTCTGATTCTCGGTGTCACACGGGCGATTAGCTCAGCGGTAGAGCACTTCGTTGACATCGAAGGGGTCACTGGTTCAATCCCAGTATCGCCCACCATTTCCGCCCTTATATTAAGGGCTTAACCCTAAGGCGCATCGCCGCGCCGCGACGAAGGAGATAGGCCATGAAGGTCAAGAACTCGCTCCGCTCGCTCAAGCAGCGCCATCGCGATTGCCGCGTCGTGCGCCGTAAGGGCCGCGTTTATGTGATCAACAAAACGCAGCGCCGGTTCAAAGCCCGCCAGGGCTGAGCCAAAGCGCTTGAGCTGAAAAGGCCGCCCTTGGGGCGGCTTTTTTGTTGTCTGCGCTCAGAAGACCGATGGTGAACGGCGCGACCCTAAGCCGAACCAGTCACGCGCCGAGGATGAGCAGTTCTTCAAACCGGGTCATATCATTGAACCGACAGAATGCAGGCGCGGTCAGCGGAATAACCGGCGCCGCCTCTACGAGGTCTTCAAGAATCGCAGGCAGCTCGGCCTCCCAGACGGGCAAATCGGCATCTGCAATCCAGCCGGTCGGGTAGGCGAAGGTCATGTGGTGGCGATAGGCATCATGCTCCTCATGACGGTATCCGAACGGCTCGGTCAAAGCCTCGCGCCACGCCCGCAGATGCGCCACGTCCTCTGCTGTCGCGCCTTCGAGGATGAGACCTGAGGGCCTGATCCCCATGGCGCGCACGGCAAAGCGCGGCGGCGAATGGAAATGCGCCAACCGATCAGATAGGACCTCCGTCAGACGCGCGATCGGGGCCTCTCGATCCAGACCCTCGGGCCAGGCGTCGGGCGTTCGGCGGGTCTCAATCACACCTTCAAACACCGTCATATGCAGGCTGTCGACAGGCGTGTAGAGGAACTGTTCCGCGCCGGGCAGGACCTGCATACGGGCGCGAGCCTCAAGCACGGCTTGGTGGACCGGCGCATTGAAATCCAGATGGCAGACCACCGTATTGCCCGCTTCGGGCAGAAAGCGAGTCGCGTCATAGCGTGTGCCCAGGCGCGATGGTGGGCTGCTATGGCTGCGGGCAGCATAGTCGGTGACTTCGATACTGTGCGTCATCTCTTCCCTCCAGCTTCTGTGTTGCATTTAGGGGTCCGCGTTAACAGCACTGTGACGCTAGAGATGACGGCGCTCAGCGTCTCTCACCGCGCCAACCCAAGCAAACCGCTCACATCCAAATGCGCCTCCATATGATCGGCCAGCGCATCCAAGGTGTGCTCGACACTCTCCCCGTAAGCGGCATCCGACGCGGCGACATCAAATTGACCAAGCCACGCGCCCCGGAACTCATCATCTCGAAACATCCCATGCAGATAGCTGCCCTGCACCCGCCCATCCGCGCTCATGGCCCCTTCGGGCGTATCAGCGATATAGGCAAAGGGCCGCGCCCGGTCCGACCCGTCGCTCGCCCCGATGTGAATCTCATATCCATGAAATCCGGCCCCGCTCGCCGCGTGAACCGCGCCCACTTCCGTCAGCCGCTTCGCCGGGGTCATCACCGTCTCAATATCCAAGAACCCAAGGCCAGGCGTTTCGCCGGCCGGCCCTTCAATCCCCTCAGGGTCAGCCACAACCCGGCCCAACATCTGATAGCCGCCGCAAATCCCCAGGATATGCCCGCCCCGGCGATGATGCGCCGCCAAATCAACATCCCAGCCCTGCGCCCGCAAAAAGGCCAGATCCCCGCGAGTCGACTTCGTCCCCGGCAAGATCACCAAATCCGCATCCCCGGGGATCGCCCGCCCCGGTCCCAGCATGGTCAGCCGAACGCCCGGTTCTTGCATCAACGGGTCCAGATCATCGAAATTCGCAATCCGCGAAAGCGCCAGGCAGACGATATGAAAACCACCTTCGCGCTTCGGCGCGCCCATCGACAGCGCATCCTCCGCAGGCAACTTCCAAGCGTCACGGAACCACGGCAGGACGCCGAATCCGGGCCAGCCCGTCTCGGTCTCAATCCGCGCATACCCATCATCGAAGAGGCTCACATCGCCCCGGAACTTGTTGACCAAGAACCCCGCAATCATCGCTGCATCGCCCGGGTCGATCACCGCTTGCGTGCCGACGATCTGCGCAATGACCCCGCCGCGGTCGATATCACCCGCCAACACAACCGGCACATCCGCCGCCACAGCAAATCCCATATTGGCAATGTCGCGCGGGCGGAGATTGACCTCCGCCGGACTGCCCGCGCCTTCGACAATCACCAGATCATGCGCCGCTTTCAGCCGCGTGAAGCTCTCCAGAACCGCCGCCATGAGCGTCTGCTTCAGCGCGCTATAATCCCGCGCCGAGGCCGAGATGAGCCGTTGCCCCTGCACCACCACCTGCGCGCCGATATCCGTTTCCGGCTTCAACAAAACCGGGTTCATATCGGTCATCGGCACCAGGCCACAGGCCATCGCCTGCAACGCCTGCGCCCGCCCGATCTCGCCGCCATCGGCGGTCACCGCGGCATTGTTCGACATGTTTTGCGGTTTGAACGGCGCAACCGAGAGCCCGCGCCGTCGCGCGGCGCGACAAAGCCCCGCGACCAGCATCGACTTGCCCACATCCGAGCCCGTGCCCTGGATCATCACTGCCCGCATGAGACCGCCCTATCGTGCCGCGCTCACCACTGGCTCTCGCGCTGGCGCAATTGCTGCAAGGTGTATCGCGGCGCAATCGGCCCGGCATCTCCGGCGATAAAACGAGGGTCCTGGCCCATGCAGCCCAGGCCGCAGATTTGCGTCGACAAATCTGCCCATCGATGAACCAGAGCCGCCCGCCTGGCGTCGCCACATAGCCGTTTACGCCTTCGGATATGTCGCCTTCGACATCGTTGCTCGACGGCACCTCGCTATCGGCTTCGGTGTCAAACCCGGCATGGGTGTGGAACGAAGCCGTCACCTCGACAAACCGACTCTCGTCACCGCGTGAAAGGCAGCTGTCGCTGCGCCCGCGCGTCACCTCAGTGGCGGCATATCGGCCGTTTTCGATGATCCCAATATAGCCGCAATATTCCCGGTTTTCGGCGAAGGACCGACCCTGCAACTGGCCGAAAGCCTGCCGCGCGGCGGCCAGCTCGCCCGCCGGTTGCGCCGACGCCGGAACGGGTAAACTCATGACGACTGCAATAGCCAAGATTCCCAAGCTGCGCATGAAGGGTCCCCGTTTGTCCCGCACCTCACTGCCGGATGATCACACCCATCGCATCGGCCAGCAGCCGGACCACCGTAGACTGATCCAGATAGCCCGTCACCTGCAAGTTGCGCGCCTGTTGATAGCGGCGCATCGCGCGGCGGGTATCGTTGTCAAAGACACCGTCGACCGGCCCCGGGTCGAGGCCCGCGCCCGCCAAGCGCTGCTCGATCAGGCGCCGCGTGACAGGGGTCAAATTCAAACCCGCTTCCCGCGCCTCGAGTTGGGCGATGACATCGCGGTCGCGCCCGTCATCTACCAACTCATCCAACCGCGCATTGGCGGCCCCTGCAAAGGCACCGTCCGGATAGCTCTCCAGATACCCGCGATAAGCGGCCTCAGTGTCCTGATCCTGCGCCCAATCCCAGGCCGCGCGCTCCTCCGCCTCGGTTTCCGCACGGGCCACCGCTTCGATGTCCTCTAAACGGGCCCGGGCGAGATCGGAAAACACCCCATCGGGATACCGCTCCAAGTAAGACCGAAGCCCGGCTTCATCCGCTCCCTGACCCAAGGCTTGCCAATAGGCCCGGTCGGCCCGCTCCTGCGCCTCGGCCCGCAACCGCGCCTCTTCCTCCAACTCCGCTGCCCGCGCGTCGGCCATATCTGACAGCCGGGTGATCTGATCGGTGTCGAGATAGCCGGACGCCTCGATCCCCTCCGCTGCCTGCCAAGCGCCAATCGCGCCGCGCGAACCGGGGCCGAAAATCCCGTCAATGCCGCGCGGATTGTAGTCCAGAAGGGTCAGATCGCGCTGAATCTCCTGCCGTTCCGCCCGTGTTAGCTCCAGCGCCTCTTCGGCCAAACGCGCCGCCCGGCCCGGCTCCGCGCGAATGGCATCGACCCGCGCCCGCGCTTCGGCCGCATTCGGGCCCGCGGGGTATTCGTTGAGATAGGCGGTATAGGCCGCTTCGGTGTTCAATTCGGCAACGGCCTCCCAAAGTGCCAGTTCCTCAGGGTCCGAACCCGTTTCAACCGGCGGCGGTGCGATAACCTCGGCGCTGCCTTCGGCCTCTGGCAAGTCGAGAAACGGCAGTGACTGCGGCAGAAACCCAAATCCCGTCAGGGTGTCCGACCGGGCCACCATTTCGCCGATAGACACGCCCGGCTCCAACAGGTCCCGCCGGGCAAACCGGGCCACATCCCGCGCCTCACCTGAGATCACCGTCACCCCTTGCGGTACGTCGATTTGCCCCATGCCGGGCTGCAACCCCGTCCCAAGTTCAATCGACCGATCCTCGGTGCCCAAGAGCACAATAGCCCGCCCCTGCGCTTGGCTCGCGATCTCGAGAATGGTGCTCAGCGCGACGCCCTGTCCGCCAACGGTCGCCAGATCGGGCGCATCCACGTCGCGGCCCAGAAACCAGCTCTCTCCGCCAGCTCCGTCCAAGAGGGTCGCCTGCGCAAAATGCCCGCTAAGCGCGATGACCACGCGGCTCTCCTCACCTTCGGCCAAAACCTCCGAAAGCAACGCCCGAATCTCTGCGGCGGTTTGATCCTCGCCGGCGAAGACCCGAAACCCGGCCTCTTCCAAATCATCCGCCGCATCCAGAAGATCATCCGCCGCCCGGATCGTCGCGGCCTCGTCAAAGCGGCTATTGTCAATCACCAGTGCC includes:
- a CDS encoding DNA polymerase IV, whose amino-acid sequence is MPALCRDCLTTFETGARCPACARPRIVSHPELFDLSIAHMDCDAFYASVEKRDNPELRDKPVIIGGGKRGVVSTACYIARIKGVKSAMPMFKALKLCPEAVVVPGRMEIYAQVSRQIRAMMEDLTPAIEPLSLDEAFMDLTGTARLHGKPPAAMLAGLVRRMRKELGITGSIGLSHNKFLAKIASDLDKPRGFSVIGAAETQDFLAEKPVRMIWGIGEAGQASLDKAGIRTFSDLRRWDRKALSERFGTMGDRLYFLSRGEDYRRVKRDRAVKSISNETTFFDDVADPDILDGHIWRMTEKVAARAKAKDIAGRVVTLKLKRADFSQITRRISLGDATHMADRIYRTARELFDAVEHTKPYRLLGVGLSDLVPADEADRSGNLLDPDQSKRYEAERAADAIRDRFGKDAIVKGRALR
- a CDS encoding N-formylglutamate amidohydrolase produces the protein MPRQAYRLDLPETVTTPVVAASPHSGRHYPWSFTRRTVLDERAIRSSEDAFMDMLVADAPRLGAPLLVAEYPRAYVDLNRSSDELDPSVVAGLRRPSQNPRISSGLGVIPRVVANGRVIYRGKLTLEEAEARLSQVWHPYHAALDGLMRQAHDRFGRAVLLDFHSMPHEALDSMSRPGQRRPEVVLGDRFGASCDPFVVEEIEAAFEEAGLIVSRNAPFAGAFVTQHYGRPARGRHAVQIEIDRSLYMNEQLIRPNGNFENVKALIAEVLRRVIGPQAGQVPLAAE
- the ykgO gene encoding type B 50S ribosomal protein L36 — translated: MKVKNSLRSLKQRHRDCRVVRRKGRVYVINKTQRRFKARQG
- a CDS encoding DUF1868 domain-containing protein, translated to MTHSIEVTDYAARSHSSPPSRLGTRYDATRFLPEAGNTVVCHLDFNAPVHQAVLEARARMQVLPGAEQFLYTPVDSLHMTVFEGVIETRRTPDAWPEGLDREAPIARLTEVLSDRLAHFHSPPRFAVRAMGIRPSGLILEGATAEDVAHLRAWREALTEPFGYRHEEHDAYRHHMTFAYPTGWIADADLPVWEAELPAILEDLVEAAPVIPLTAPAFCRFNDMTRFEELLILGA
- a CDS encoding cobyric acid synthase, giving the protein MRAVMIQGTGSDVGKSMLVAGLCRAARRRGLSVAPFKPQNMSNNAAVTADGGEIGRAQALQAMACGLVPMTDMNPVLLKPETDIGAQVVVQGQRLISASARDYSALKQTLMAAVLESFTRLKAAHDLVIVEGAGSPAEVNLRPRDIANMGFAVAADVPVVLAGDIDRGGVIAQIVGTQAVIDPGDAAMIAGFLVNKFRGDVSLFDDGYARIETETGWPGFGVLPWFRDAWKLPAEDALSMGAPKREGGFHIVCLALSRIANFDDLDPLMQEPGVRLTMLGPGRAIPGDADLVILPGTKSTRGDLAFLRAQGWDVDLAAHHRRGGHILGICGGYQMLGRVVADPEGIEGPAGETPGLGFLDIETVMTPAKRLTEVGAVHAASGAGFHGYEIHIGASDGSDRARPFAYIADTPEGAMSADGRVQGSYLHGMFRDDEFRGAWLGQFDVAASDAAYGESVEHTLDALADHMEAHLDVSGLLGLAR
- a CDS encoding peptidoglycan-binding domain-containing protein is translated as MSYRYLWAAFGLLLPQVAFADTALVIDNSRFDEAATIRAADDLLDAADDLEEAGFRVFAGEDQTAAEIRALLSEVLAEGEESRVVIALSGHFAQATLLDGAGGESWFLGRDVDAPDLATVGGQGVALSTILEIASQAQGRAIVLLGTEDRSIELGTGLQPGMGQIDVPQGVTVISGEARDVARFARRDLLEPGVSIGEMVARSDTLTGFGFLPQSLPFLDLPEAEGSAEVIAPPPVETGSDPEELALWEAVAELNTEAAYTAYLNEYPAGPNAAEARARVDAIRAEPGRAARLAEEALELTRAERQEIQRDLTLLDYNPRGIDGIFGPGSRGAIGAWQAAEGIEASGYLDTDQITRLSDMADARAAELEEEARLRAEAQERADRAYWQALGQGADEAGLRSYLERYPDGVFSDLARARLEDIEAVARAETEAEERAAWDWAQDQDTEAAYRGYLESYPDGAFAGAANARLDELVDDGRDRDVIAQLEAREAGLNLTPVTRRLIEQRLAGAGLDPGPVDGVFDNDTRRAMRRYQQARNLQVTGYLDQSTVVRLLADAMGVIIRQ